GATACTGTTCGCGCATCAGTTTCCCCATCCGGCGGGCCTGATTTTCAAAGGCGGTACTGGACGCGGCGCCGCGGTTGGCGGCGGTCATTTCGTCTTGCAACATTTTGGCCACGTCCTGACGCAGGTTCAGGCCTTCGTGCACCTGTTGGGCGAGCGCAGTGTTGGAGTACATGGCAGCCAGCAGTTTTGATTGCCGCTCATCAAACGGGCTGTGATTGGCGTCTTGCAAAGCCACGTTGGGGATATTGATGCCGCCGCTGCAGCAGATCGGCAGCGTGCCAGTGAAAGAAATCGCCGGTATGCCCTGGATTTGCGCGGCCAGGCGATTGATAAACCCGCTCTGATAATCACGGTGCCCGCTCACCGGCTGGCCCAGTTCGATACTGTCTTGGGTTTCAAAGTGGCTGCGGGTCAGGTCGTCGGTACCGGCAAAGGGCATGAAGGCGATTTCGGAGCGTTGCCATAACGGGTAGAGCGAATCCTTCAGTGCTGGATGCAAACCCCAGTCAGTGGATAGCGGTAACGCCTGAGTTTTGGCAATCGAGATATTCGGGCGCACGCTGTAGTAATCGTCGCTGCTGATCGGCACCAGCAGGCTGGATGCGTCGTAACCACCGCGCAAAAACACCAGCAAAAACCGGGTGTCGGTGTTGCTGGCAGCGGCGAACAGCTTGCCGGACCAGCTTAATGTGGTCGCGCCAGCTGCCAAGGCCATCAGTTGCAATACGCGGCGGCGTTCGGGGGAGAAATCGGCGATGGCGTCAGTCATACATGAACTCCGGCGATGACAGCAGCAACATGTTCCATTCTTGCTGGGAGGCGGCTTGCGTCAGCGCGTTGCGGGTGGTGTCGGAGACGTACGGATCAAACAGCTGGTAATAAAGGCGGTTGTTCAGCATCGGAAAGCCGGTGCCCTTGCTGCCATCGGGTTGGTCGAACAAACCGGCGTTACCGGAGCCGATGGCCCGGGCAATTTCAAAGCGTTTTACCATCTGGCCCGAGCTGGACCATGCCTCGGCGGTGAGCGGATAGCCGTCTGGCGTGAGGCGGCCATATAGCGGCTCGCCCAGATTGTTGAGCCAGTTCACTTCCGGTTTCAGATTGATGATCTGGCGGCCGTCATAAGCCAGCCGCAATGCCGATACCGTATACGCCATCGGGTCTTTGAACTGCTTGCCCAGTGACGCTGTGAATTCGCGGCTTTGCAGCAGTGTTTTGAGGACGGCGGCAATGTCGCCATCCGTGTGTTGCCAGGTTTTGGCCATTTGCTCGACCACGTGTTCGGGCGGCGTTTGCGCCATGAAATAGGTGGCGATCTTGCGGCTGACAAAACGGGCGGTGGCGGGTTGGTTGGCCAGAATGTCGGCAACTTGTACGATCTCGGCAAAGCCTTTGCCGTCGATGGTCTGCCCCAGAAACTGCTTGCTGCCAAAGTCGTGCCGCTGTGGGTTGAATTCAAACACGCCGTTGCGCACCAGATAAGCCGCCAACTCCGGTTTGACCTTGGGCGGTTGCGGATTGAAGTTGACGCCCAGGCCGGTAAACACGCGGGCCAGTTCCTGCACATCTTGCTGGGTATAACCGCTGTTCACGCCCATGGTGTGCAGTTCCATGATCTCGCGGGCGTAGTTCTCGTTGATTTTGCCGACGGCGTTTTGCGCGTTATCCAGATACACCAGCATGGCGGCGTTGGTCATGGTGGCCAGTAACAAATCGCGAAAATGCCCCAATACATGCGGGCGAATGGCCGTTT
This genomic interval from Silvimonas soli contains the following:
- a CDS encoding DUF1800 domain-containing protein produces the protein MFRTGPFLAGALALGSLLYSSGTLADSSSDLPQADLNWLQRVTWGADSATVARYRKLGRANFLDDQLHPHGDRDLPAPVKQQIAGLWVDQQTPLTLENNWRYINDQLKTATKDEQKQALQKARNDLGNDLLQETMQRHLLRDLYSPDQLQERMNWFWLNHFSVYAGKNNLRNLIPDYEETAIRPHVLGHFRDLLLATMTNAAMLVYLDNAQNAVGKINENYAREIMELHTMGVNSGYTQQDVQELARVFTGLGVNFNPQPPKVKPELAAYLVRNGVFEFNPQRHDFGSKQFLGQTIDGKGFAEIVQVADILANQPATARFVSRKIATYFMAQTPPEHVVEQMAKTWQHTDGDIAAVLKTLLQSREFTASLGKQFKDPMAYTVSALRLAYDGRQIINLKPEVNWLNNLGEPLYGRLTPDGYPLTAEAWSSSGQMVKRFEIARAIGSGNAGLFDQPDGSKGTGFPMLNNRLYYQLFDPYVSDTTRNALTQAASQQEWNMLLLSSPEFMYD
- a CDS encoding DUF1501 domain-containing protein, which gives rise to MTDAIADFSPERRRVLQLMALAAGATTLSWSGKLFAAASNTDTRFLLVFLRGGYDASSLLVPISSDDYYSVRPNISIAKTQALPLSTDWGLHPALKDSLYPLWQRSEIAFMPFAGTDDLTRSHFETQDSIELGQPVSGHRDYQSGFINRLAAQIQGIPAISFTGTLPICCSGGINIPNVALQDANHSPFDERQSKLLAAMYSNTALAQQVHEGLNLRQDVAKMLQDEMTAANRGAASSTAFENQARRMGKLMREQYRLGFVDVGGWDTHVNQGNANGALATNLNNLGKGLAAFAQETGDTWSKTVVVVVSEFGRTFRENGNKGTDHGHGSVYWVMGGGIRGGQIAGQQSAVSIATLFQNRDWPVLNDYRSMLGGMFGHMYGLSGKQLDAVFPGVRAVDMGLV